The genomic stretch TCAGTGGCACCAGCACTGAGTGCTCTGAGTTCGTCGAGCTCACTGTTGTAGCCCTCAGCAATAACACCGCCATCACGGATTAGTACCGGCGGGTTATCAATGACGGCACGTTCTAGCAGATCTTGTAACTTGGGCAGTGCCGGAGAGTGCTTAACGATGGCTTGAATACGCTGGTCGTCACTTTGCTGCAAAATGTCATGCAGTGGTGGTAAGGCCTGTAAAGCACTGCGCAGGCGCGTTAAGTCACGGGGGCGAGCATTACACAGAGCCAAGCGTGCCACCACGCGTTCAATGTCGCCGATGTCTTTGAGTGCTTCATACACTTCAATACAAAGGTGCTGCTCAATTAAGCTGGCAATGGCATTGAGTCGCGAGTTTAGCTCTTGTCGTTCGCGAATGGGGGTATGAATGCGACGCTTTAGTAAGCGCGAGCCCATGGCGGTAGAGGATTTATCCAGTATCTGTGCCAGAGTATTTTCGACTCCCCCAGAAAGGTTGGTGGTAAGCTCGAGGTTTTTCCGCGTTGCAGCATCTAGGATCACCACATGTTCGTTTTTCTCCAGCGTGATCGCTCGAATGTGTGGCAAGGCGGTACGTTGGGTATCTTTAACGTATTGCATGACGCAGCCGGCTGCAGTTAGGCCCAGTTTGGCGTTTTCTACCCCAAAACCAACCAGATCGCGCGTTTCAAACTGCTGGCAAAGTAGGTGTTTGGCGGTGTCTAAATCAAATTCCCAGTCTGGGCGCCGACGACTGCCTTTGATTTGCTCCAATGCCAATAAGTTTTGGAATGACTCAGGGTACAATAGCTCCGCAGGTTGCAAGCGCTGCAGTGTTGAGCTCAGGGCCTCATCGGTTTGCAGTTCAACAATATTAAAGCGCCCGGAGTTAATGTCTAGGTATGCAACGCCGTACAGGCCTTGCTTCGGGTGCTGATACACCGCAGCGAGTAAATTATCTTGGCGCTCCTGCAGTAACGCTTCATCGGTAACCGTACCTGGGGTGACAATGCGCACCACTTTACGCTCTACAGGGCCTTTACTGGTGGCAGGGTCGCCCACCTGTTCACAAATCGCAACAGACTCACCAAGCTGTACTAAGCGCGCTAAGTAGTTTTCCACTGCATGATAGGGCACACCAGCCATGGGAATTGGGTTACCGCCGGCTTTACCACGGTATGTTTGTGAAATATCTAACAGTTGCGCGGCGCGGATAGCATCGTCAAAAAACAGCTCGTAAAAATCTCCCATGCGATAAAACAGCAAGATCTCTTGGTGCTGAGCTTTAATTCTCAGGTATTGCTGCATCATTGGGGTTTGTTGGTTTATAGTGTGTTCTGAATATAGATCTGACGACATTGTTGATACCTAAAAGGTTTTCCTATGGAGCACTACAAAGAGATAGCCGACTATGCGGCGCAATTGGGCGCTATTCTAACGAATAAAGGCTTAACAATCACTACCGCCGAGTCATGTACCGGTGGCGGCGTAAGCTATGCTCTAACTGACACCCCGGGCAGTTCAAATTATCTAGACCGTTGTTTTGTGACATACAGCAATAATGCTAAACATGAGCTATTAGGCGTTAAGCTTGAGACCTTAGCACAGTTTGGTGCGGTAAGTGAGCAAACAGTAGTGGAGATGGCACAAGGAGCGCAACGGGTTGGCGCTGCAGACATTGCCATCGCGGTATCGGGCGTTGCCGGACCTGGTGGTGGCAGTGCGGAAAAACCCGTGGGTACTGTATGGTTTGCCATTGCTGTTGCTGATAAAGTAGCGACATTTCACCAAGTATTTACTGGCGAGCGTGCCGAAGTTAGGTTGCAAGCCATTGAATTTTCATTAAAAAATACAATTAAGCTAGTAAATTCATAAAATTACACTTGATACTGTAATTCCATACAGTATACTAGGGTCATTACGCTGAATTGGAGAAGCAAATGAACGATAACAAGCAAAAGGCACTAGACGCAGCATTGTCACAAATTGAGCGTCAGTTTGGTAAAGGCTCAATCATGAAACTGGGCGAAAATAAAGCCCTAGACATCGAAGCCGTTTCTACTGGCTCACTGGGTTTGGATATTGCGCTTGGTATCGGTGGTTTGCCTACCGGTCGTATTGTAGAAATATACGGTCCGGAATCTTCTGGTAAAACAACTTTAACCTTACAGGCTATTGCAGAAGCACAAAAGCTTGGCAAAACCTGTGCCTTCGTTGATGCAGAACACGCACTTGATCCAGTTTATGCTGAAAAACTTGGCGTTAACGTCGATGACCTATTGGTATCCCAGCCAGACACGGGTGAACAAGCTCTAGAGATCTGCGATATGTTGGTTCGTTCTGGCGCAGTTGACGTTGTGGTGGTTGACTCCGTGGCGGCCTTAACACCAAAAGCTGAGATTGAAGGTGATATGGGCGACTCACACGTTGGTTTGCAAGCGCGCCTAATGTCGCAAGCGCTGCGTAAACTTACGGCTAATATCAAACGCTCAAATACACTGTGCGTATTCATTAACCAAATTCGTATGAAGATTGGTGTGATGTTTGGTAACCCTGAGACCACCACTGGTGGTAACGCACTTAAGTTCTACGCCTCAGTTCGTTTAGACATTCGTCGTATTGGCTCGGTGAAAGAAGGCGATGAGGTGATTGGTAACGAAACCCGCGTCAAAGTGGTGAAGAACAAGGTTGCACCACCATTTAAGCAAGCCGAATTTATTATCATGTACGGTGAGGGTACCTCAAAGCAAGGTGAACTGATTGACTTAGGTGTTAAGCATAAGCTGGTTGATAAAGCAGGTGCTTGGTTCAGCTACAACGGCAGCAAAATTGGCCAGGGTAAAGCAAACTCAATTAAGTTCTTAAAAGAAAACGTTGAGATTGCCAACGAGATTGAAGGTAAGCTAAGAGAAATGCTTCTAGCACAAGCCAAAGTTAAGCCTGAAGATGGCGAGGACAAAGGCTTAGCGGCAGAAGTGGAAGATGACTTAGAACTATAACTCACCACTTCATATTTAAATAAACATCGCCCAGCATTTAGCTGGGCGATTTCTTTTCTCTTAGGCAGATTGCCAACTACACTCTATAACTAAGCCTGTTGTGAATGATTGCGGTTTTCAAAGTCACTTTCAGCGCAACGTGCTTTTCTTTTATTAATCATCATTTTCAAGAGGTTATATTTCTTCCTTTGCGGTTGTCGCAGAATAGCGAGGCTGAAAGAGGAAAAAATAGCCAAATTGGGATGATCTTGGTGTGGGTTTTCTGATAAAATCTGCGCCTAATTTTTTCTAAGTGAATTTGCAATGGGTAAAAACGTCGTTGTATTGGGCACCCAGTGGGGTGACGAAGGTAAAGGTAAGGTAGTTGATCTACTTACAGACAGAGCTTCTTTAGTTGTTCGTTATCAAGGCGGACATAACGCGGGTCATACATTGGTAATTAACGGTGAGAAAACCGTGCTGCACTTGATCCCATCAGGTGTATTACGTGAAGACGTAAAATGTGTGATTGGTAACGGTGTAGTATTAGCACCTGACGCACTAATGACAGAAATTAACATGCTTGAAGCGCGTGGCGTACCGGTACGTGAGCGTTTGCTAATTAGTGAAGCATGTCCTTTGATCTTGCCTTATCATGTTGCTTTAGACAAAGCTCGCGAGCTTGCTCGTGGTGAAAAAGCAATCGGTACAACAGGCCGTGGTATTGGTCCTGCCTACGAAGACAAGGTAGCGCGTCGTGGCCTACGTGTTGGTGACCTATTCAATCCCGAGCAATTTGCTGCCAAATTAAAAGAAGTGCTTGAATTCCATAACTTTGCACTAGTTAACTACTACAAAGTAGAGCCAGTCGATTTCCAGAAGACTTACGATGACGCGATGGAAGTGGCGAAAATCTTGAAATCGATGATCGTTGACGTCACTGAGCTTTTAGATCAAGCACGCAATGCCGGCGATCACATCTTATTTGAAGGTGCACAAGGTACATTGCTAGACATCGATCACGGTACTTACCCGTATGTAACTTCATCAAACACCACGGCTGGCGGTGTTGCAACGGGAGCTGGTTTTGGCCCTCTTCACTTAGATTACGTACTTGGTATTGTTAAAGCATACACCACGCGTGTGGGTTCAGGTCCATTCCCGACTGAGCTATACGATGGCATTGATAAGCAAGACCCAGTAGGTAAACACCTTGGTGACAAAGGCCATGAATTTGGTGCTACCACAGGTCGTTTACGTCGTACTGGTTGGTTTGATGCCGTGGCTATGCGCCGTGCAGTGCAGATCAACAGCATCAGTGGTTTCTGTTTAACTAAACTTGACGTGTTAGACGGCTTAGAAACCGTGAAAATCTGTACAGGCTATCAGTTAGAAGACGGCACAGTTACTAATGTGACCCCATTGGCTGCGGAAGGTTATGAGAAAGTCACCCCAGTTTACGAAGAAATGCCAGGCTGGAGTGAAAACACGTTCGGTGCAACTTCGGTAGAGCAGTTACCAGAAGCGGCAATTAACTACATTAAGCGTCTTGAAGAGATCACTGGCGTGCCAATTGATATTATCTCAACGGGTCCAGACCGAGTAGAGACCATGATTGTTCGTAATCCATTTACTGAATAATCACTAAAATAATGAAAAAAGCTGCTACGGCAGCTTTTTTTGTGCCCATCGTGCTACATTTATTGTCAGTGCTGCCGATACAAAACCATTAGAATCGAAAGCAATGTAATACTATCCTAGCTTAATCGTGAGCCATGCTCAGGATTTAATTGAGCAAAATGGGATAACGAACACCCTAGCACTAAAATGGGACAGCAATGAATTATCTACGTCGACATATTATCACGCCACTGCTGAGTATGGGTTTTGGCATGGCTATAAGTCTACCTGTGCAGGCTGAAGAACAAATCGAAGCCGTACCTTTATACACACAGCAAGAGCTAATTGCCCTGATTAATAACAATCAGCATCTCGCCCGAGTCAAAGCAGACGAGTGTCAGCTGGTGAAAGACATTGAAGCACGAGCTGAGATCATGGCTTTGCCTTCTTATCAGTTTTTATATGGCGATATGCTGGCTTATGCCGTGTGTGTCGACCGTGACGTTGAGCTTGGCTTGTACTACATGAAAAGTGCGGCTGAGCAGGGACTTGCGGCTGCACTGGAGCAATTGGGGCGGTATTATGACAAGGGCCAGTTAGTTCAGGCAGATAAAGCCTTAGCGGTGACGTATCTTAGAGAAGCCGCTGCGCTGGGCAACTTAAAAGCCCAGATGCGTTTAGTCGACTTGTTTAACCGTGGTTTTGGCAGTCCAAGAGACTATGAGGATGCTTACCGCTGGCTATTTCATTCAGCAGTGGCCGATAAGCAACTGCATCAACAAATTCAGACATCGCTTGCTAAACTGGCAGAAAAAATGCCTGATAGCGTCGTTAAGCGTGCGAGGTTGCCAATTTAAACTAAGCGGTGAGGCTATCACCGCTTATGCTTATGCAGGTAAGCTAGTTACTTAGCTTATCGCCAATTTGTCCTTCCTTACTGTTATTCGGATCTTTCAGCACGCTTAACTTAGGTGGTTGTAAAGCAAACACTTTATCACCATCCGCAGGTGGTTTTTTCATGTTGGAAGTAAAAGGTCGTACCAACAACGGCTCTTCATCTTTGCTTTGCTCTGTAAGTATAAAAAGCGGTATCGCTTCGTTATTTACCTCTTGGTATTGCTGCCAGTCAAACTCTTCAGAAATACGCGTAACACTGACCTTTCCGCCTTTGGCAATCATACTACTGAGTTTGGCATAGCTGCCCTCTTCACCAAATAAAATCTGTCGTGATAGGAAGGTAGCACTGTCTTTATTTGCTTTGGCATGGTTGGTAGATGACTTCAGTGAGTACACCCATTGCTCGCCAAGCAAGTGAGAAAAATACTGAACTCCCAAGGCATTATGGTGGCGGTTGGGCGATAGGGCTAACACAAACTTCAAACTGGTTAGGGGTAAATAACGCTCAGCGTGTTCCGATTGCGGGTTGCCGTAATAACAGGGTAAGCCATCCATCCGAGCCATTTTGCAGTTTTCCCAAGCTGGGTCTGATAAACAAATATCAACGTTCTGCTCTTTTAGCCCTTTAGCGATGGCTCGAGCAACATGGTTCGCTCCAATAATCAGCAGGGTGTTGGGTTTCGGCTGACGTACCCCTAAAAGCCTAGCCAGTGGAGTTGCGGTGAGGCTTTGCAATACCACAGTGACAATGATCACGGTAAAGATCAGCGGCACCATCTTTTCCGCGCCCTCTATTTGTGATTTGCTCATACTCAAAGCAAACACTGAGCCCACTGCGGCAGCCACAATCCCGCGTGGTGCAATCCAGCTCAGTAGCAATCGCGATTTGATCGGCAAATCGGTGTTCAGGGTGGAAAGGAAGATAGACACTGGCCGCGCAATAAACAGGATAACGGCTAAAAAGATAAAGACATCGGTATCTAGCATCATTAAATCTTCTAGCTTTAAGCGCGCAGCAAGGAGAATAAATAAGCTCGATATCAATATTATCGAGAGGTCTTCTTTAAACTCAAGAACGGAGTCAATTTCCAAGTCATCTTGGTTGGCAAGCCAGATCCCAAACACCGTCACGGCAAGCAACCCTGATTCATGACTCAGGTGGTTGGAGATGGTAAAGCTGAATAACACCAACGCCAAAATGGCAAACTTGTGCAATTCAAATGGCAACCATTCTTTACGGATCAGGTAGCTGGTGATGATGCCAGAGACTAAACCTATGCTGATCCCCACCCCCACAGTGGACACCAATGCCCATAGTGTGTGGCTAAGTACGCCAGCATCGCCCACTAAGGAGACGGCTTCAAACACAATCACAGCGAAGAGCGCACCAATGGGGTCGATAACAATGCCTTCCCAGCGTAAAATGCGGTCTATGTCTTTATCGGGTCGCATGGAATTAAGCATGGGAGCAATAACGGTGGGACCTGTGACGACCAATACAGCACCCAGTACAGCGGCTACTTGCCAGTTGAGTTCTAGCACCAGGATGGCGGTGGTGGCGGTAATGGCAAATGTCGCCAACATCCCAATCGAGCAAAGGTTTCTCACCACCTTGCCAATGCCTTTTAACTCCTTGAAGTGTAAGGTTAAAGCGCCCTCAAATAGAATCACAGCAACGGACAATGAAACGACTGGAAAAAGCAGATCACCCAATAACGCGTCGGGGTCGAGCGTGCCACTAAATGGCCCAAGGGCGAGGCCAATTAGCAGTAAAAATAAGATGGCGGGTACTTTAAACGCCCAAGCAAGCCATTGAGCAATAACAGAGCAAACGGCAATTCCGGCAATATAAATTGCTGACATAGATTCTCCCGTGGCTGGAACATTCCAACGTAATATACCAACTGTATTAACTCTCCAAGCAATTTAAAGGGGGAGGTGTCTCAGTAGCAGCATGGATCACGTTGCTATTTAGAGCACTAGCGAGTAAGGTTTCTATCTTACTTGCAAGTCATTTCCCCGTTTTAACATAGAGTGTGTAATACCTTTGCTATTAATGAGTATAGCTAGGCTTGTGTTATAACACAGTGTTAAGGGTAGTAAAGTCAATAAGCAATTGAAAATATAGTATTATAAAATTCATTTATGACCGTCATAAAGAATTAACATGGTATTGGGTTGCAATTACTCACTCAGCGGGTTAAGGTATAAAACGTTCGAAGCGCAGGGCAACCTGTGCAGTCATTCACAATCTACTCTCTACGCAATTATTCATTGCGGTACAGTCTTTCCAGCCGCACCAAACCATGGTGGCCCTGTTGGAAACGGCTCGACGTCAAGGGGATGTTTCTACTTGGTGTCACAATCAATCTTCTATTAGTGAAATGTCAGACGGCAGTTAAAGTTTAATTGCTGTATCTGGGTTAAGCATGTGTGTATTTCCGATGGGACTATGGTCTTCGTTGTCGCACGTCTATTCGTCATATTTGCTCACCGATTAACCGGTGTAAAGCAATGCATTTTGTAATTTGTCTTCTAATAGAAGATCTTAGGTGTACCGTCGCGTTAAAGGGGTGGGGTAGCTAATTAATAGCAAAAAGCAGGAATTTATGTCGATGAAGCAGTCAAAACGTATAGTAATTAAAATTGGGAGTGCCTTAATAGCACCAGAGCAAGATGGATGTCGCTCTCGCTACTTGCTTAGCATTGCACAATATATTGTGCGTTGCCGTGCACGTGGCATTGAAGTGATCTTAGTCTCTTCAGGCTCAGTTGCAGCAGGGTCGCACTTGTTCCCAGATAATGAGCAGCCACCGATTGCCGTGAAAAAGGCAATGGCAGCAGCAGGCCAAACAGAAATGATGGCCACATGGGACCGTTTCTTTGACTTTCCGTCGGCACAGATCCTACTTACCCACGGTGACTTGAGAGACAGAGAAAGATACACCAGTATTCGTGAAACCATATTCACTTTACTCGACCATGGCATTCTGCCTATTATCAATGAGAACGATACGGTGACCACCGACGATCTGAAAGTAGGCGATAACGATAACTTATCAGCCATGGTAGCGGCTGCGGCAGATGCCGATGGACTAGTGATTTGTTCCGACGTGCGTGGTTTATACAACAAAAATCCAAACTTACACGCAGACGCTGAGCTGATCTCCGAAGTGGGAGAAATCACCGAAGAAATTTACGACATGGCAGGGTGCCCAACCAGTAAAGTGGGTACCGGTGGCATGAAAACCAAGATTGAAGCGGCAGAGAAAGCCACTTCTCATGGTATCGATACATACATAGTAAACGGCTTTGAAGAGCATACTTTCGAAGCGTTATTGGCGGGTGAAAACCCAGGTACGGTATTTACCGCTTACGATAAACCGATGAAAGAAAACGTCCACTGGATGACCCATACGGCATCAGAGCAGGGCGAGCTAGTAGTCGAGGCCGATTACGGCGATGGCGACGATGAAGAAGTTGGCCAATTAAGTGGTGATGCCATCACTGAGGTAAAAGGCGAGTTCTCGGTTGGTGACACGATATTAGTGCGCAGCGCCGATGGTAAGCGTCTAGCCAAAGCAACCACCAATTACAGTAGTTGTTTACTTAACTTTTTAACTGAACACGAAGAAAGCCCAATTAGCGATAAGATTCAAGATAGCATTGGTCCCGTGATTTCAGAACAAGATATAGCATTATTGGAGAAGTCTTAATTTATGAGTTTAATTACAGAAATTTCAGCACAAGCATCAGCAGCAGCGAAGCAGTTAGCACTTTTATCAACTGAGCAAAAGAACGCCGTGTTAGCTGATATGGCAAAAGAAATTCGTGATAATACTGATGCTATCATCAAAGCCAATGAAGCGGACCTTGCTGCAGCGCGTGATAACAAGTTAAGCGATGCCATGATTGACCGCCTAACGTTAAACCAAGAGCGTATTAACGCCATGGCAGAAGGCATTGAAACCATTATTGAACTTGACGATCCAGTAGGATCGCTAAGAGACATGGGTGTAAGACCAAATGGCATTAAAATCAGCAAAATGCGAGTGCCACTTGGTGTTGTGTGCATGATTTACGAAGCACGTCCTAATGTCACGGCGGATGCCGGTGCACTGTGCTTTAAATCTGGTAATGGGGTTATTTTACGTGGTGGTAAAGAAGCCTTAGGCAGCTCTCTTGAGATTGCTAAAGCGATGCACAACGCTTTAGAAAAGCACAATTTACCAACGGCTCTGGTATCAGTGGTGCCAAACCCTGACCGTGGCTTATTAATGGAATTGATGCAGCAAAAAGATTACATCGACCTGATTATCCCTCGTGGTGGTGAAGGCTTAATTAACTTTGTTACTGAGAACAGTACGGTTCCGGTTATCCAACACTTTAAAGGGGTGTGTCACCTATATATTGACAAAGAAGCCGATCTCGACAAAGCAATGGCACTGTTGCTTAACGGTAAAACCCAGCGTACTGGTGTATGTAATGCCCTTGAGGGTCTTATTGTGCACCAAGATGTGGCTGCAGAATTCTTACCAAAAGCGGCGGCCGAGCTTGCCAAGCGTGGCGTAAAAATCAATGCCTGTAAGAATACCGGTGGTTACTTCGATAACGCTGTAGAGCTTAACGATGATGAGTTTGGTGAAGAATATCTCAGCTTAGAAATCGCAGTTCGCCAAGTTGAAGATTTTACTGCGGCACTGGCACACATCGATCGCTTTGGTAGTCACCATACTGAGGTTATTTGTACTGAAGATAAAGCAGCTGCGGATTTATTCCAGCGTGGTGTTGATGCTTCTGTAGTAATGCACAATGCCTCATCACGCTTTAGTGACGGCTCAGCCTTAGGTTTGGGTGCTGAAATTGGTATCGCCACTACTAAGCTGCATGCCTATGGTCCTATGGGTCTGGAGTCACTGACTACTGAGAAGTTCTTAGTAAATGGTGAAGGACAGGTTCGCGAGTAAATCTCGCAACATTCGCAGGGCACAGCGAACAGTGTCTTGCGAGCATCACAATGACAGAATGACATAAGTAACTGCAAAGCTCGGGCCGCAAGGTTTGGGCTTTTTTCGTTTATATAGAGAGGGAAAGTGGTGGAGCTAAGCAGGATCGAACTGCTGACCTCCTGCGTGCAAGGCAGGCGCTCTCCCAGCTGAGCTATAGCCCCACATTCCAATTTGAACGAGGGAAAATTTAATCATTTTTATAAATTGAGTCAAGAGGGCTGAAAATTTTTTCGCTTTTTTTTTCGACTCTTTGTTACACTGCCCTTAAAACAAAAAAGCAAAAGTGTACTATGTCCACTCCCTATCGATTAATGGCAATGCTGTTTACTCTGGTATTGTTAGGTTGCGCCAGTCAGCCTGAAGCCCCGACTTTAGAGGTAGAGAAACAAACCTTACATCAGCGTACTTTGACCAATGGCGAACAAGAGTTTGCTTTTATTGTCATTGTAGCCGCAACCCCTGCCATGCAGCTTGATACCAGCAAGCCTATCTCTCGTAGAACCCTAAAAGCCTACGCCGAGTTTGAGCGCATAGAAGACTCATCGAGCTTAAAACTACGGTTAGAGGAGCGTGCGGTAGAGTTGTTAGGGCCGGCATTGGCAGCCGAGAATTATTGCAATCAAGGCCATTCCATTACGGATGTCTATTGGCGTCAGCGCAGTGTGCAGCTAAGAGGTAAGTGCTTGTGATCCGTAACAACCCACAACAGCTCAATGCTTGCTTGGCGCAATTAGGGATAGACTATATTGCGTATCAACATCCTGCTCTTAATACCTGTGCCGACGCAGACCGTTTAGCGTTAGAGCGCCAAGGTACCCGATTAAAAAACCTATTTTTACGTGATAATTATGGCAAACGCCATATTTTGTTTATTGTCCCTGCAGAAAAACAGCTAGACCTAAAACACCTGTCTAAGGCGCAACAGGTGTCGCGCTTAGGGTTTGCTTCAACCGCGCGGTTAGGCAAATATTTAGGAGTAGAACAGGGTTGCGTATCGGCTTTAGCATTGTATAACGACGATCAGCAAGCGGTAGAGCTGTGGCTTGATAGTGAGCTTAAGAGCGCTGAGCTGTGGCAATGTCACCCCTTGGTCAATACCCAAACCTGGGTGTTGAGCTATGCCTCTTTATTGCAGTTTTGGCAGCATACCGGCCATTCACCGCGCTGGGTGGAGGCCATTTCTAAAGCTTAAGGCTAAGCCACAAAGACACACCAAAAGTAATACCGCGGCAAAGTACTTCAACCCGCCATATTCATAAATCAACCCCGGTAGGTAAGACCCTAATACGCCACCGCTGTAGTAAAACGACACATACGCGCCATTAGTGACCGTAGCGGGAGCGCTACTGATACTGTTTGCCAAAGGAGCAGCAGTGGCATGAATAATAAACATGCAGGCGCAAAACAGGGTGAAAAGCAGGACGAATACACTGAGGTTGACTATTGGCATAAGGGCGATAGTGAGGGCGTAGATGGCAAACATGGCGCTAAGAAACCACCAAGTGGAGCTAGCCCGCCCCTGCAACCATGGGGTGATAATAGAGCCCAGCGCGCCAACCAAGTAGCCGGTGTAAACCCAGCCGACTTGACTTGGCGAGGTTAAATTAAAGTCGTATTTAAGAATAAAGGGTAAGAAGTTCAACAGCCCCGCAAAGCAAAAAAACATACAAAACACACTGCTGTATAAGCGCAGTAAGTGTGGTTGCTTGAGCGGTGTTAAATAGTCCCGCAGACGCGTTACCGTCGTGATTGTTGGGCTATGACCACGAGCACGAACGCTCAGCGCCAGTAAGGCGAGCAGTAGAGCGTTAATATAGTAAAAGCTTTGCCACTCAAACCACACGGCAACATTCGCCGCCAGCGTACGACCAAAATAACCGCCTACTATGGTGCTACCAATGTAGAGCGCCATATTTTTTTTCAGCGCCGTACCATCGAACTGTTGACCAATATAGCCTGTCATTGCAGTCAGTGCGGCAGGCAACAATAACCCTTGTAGTAGTCGCACCAACAACAGCCCTGAAAAAGACGTCATGCTCGCAAAGGCAATGCAGGAAAGGGCTAAGCACAGCATAGTCCACTTTAAAATTTTCAGCGGGTTAGCCTTGG from Pseudoalteromonas sp. UG3-2 encodes the following:
- a CDS encoding glutamate-5-semialdehyde dehydrogenase — protein: MSLITEISAQASAAAKQLALLSTEQKNAVLADMAKEIRDNTDAIIKANEADLAAARDNKLSDAMIDRLTLNQERINAMAEGIETIIELDDPVGSLRDMGVRPNGIKISKMRVPLGVVCMIYEARPNVTADAGALCFKSGNGVILRGGKEALGSSLEIAKAMHNALEKHNLPTALVSVVPNPDRGLLMELMQQKDYIDLIIPRGGEGLINFVTENSTVPVIQHFKGVCHLYIDKEADLDKAMALLLNGKTQRTGVCNALEGLIVHQDVAAEFLPKAAAELAKRGVKINACKNTGGYFDNAVELNDDEFGEEYLSLEIAVRQVEDFTAALAHIDRFGSHHTEVICTEDKAAADLFQRGVDASVVMHNASSRFSDGSALGLGAEIGIATTKLHAYGPMGLESLTTEKFLVNGEGQVRE
- a CDS encoding prolyl-tRNA synthetase associated domain-containing protein is translated as MIRNNPQQLNACLAQLGIDYIAYQHPALNTCADADRLALERQGTRLKNLFLRDNYGKRHILFIVPAEKQLDLKHLSKAQQVSRLGFASTARLGKYLGVEQGCVSALALYNDDQQAVELWLDSELKSAELWQCHPLVNTQTWVLSYASLLQFWQHTGHSPRWVEAISKA
- a CDS encoding MFS transporter yields the protein MPVIHLLLCSIFIFFVLYAPQPLLAEFAQQFSVSASQAGTLMSATMLPLAIAPICYGVLLAKANPLKILKWTMLCLALSCIAFASMTSFSGLLLVRLLQGLLLPAALTAMTGYIGQQFDGTALKKNMALYIGSTIVGGYFGRTLAANVAVWFEWQSFYYINALLLALLALSVRARGHSPTITTVTRLRDYLTPLKQPHLLRLYSSVFCMFFCFAGLLNFLPFILKYDFNLTSPSQVGWVYTGYLVGALGSIITPWLQGRASSTWWFLSAMFAIYALTIALMPIVNLSVFVLLFTLFCACMFIIHATAAPLANSISSAPATVTNGAYVSFYYSGGVLGSYLPGLIYEYGGLKYFAAVLLLVCLCGLALSFRNGLHPAR